From the Simkaniaceae bacterium genome, one window contains:
- a CDS encoding YeeE/YedE family protein, protein MSIHFFSNPILSLTALLTGMVFGFYLRKARVANAQVIINQLILKDFTVMKVILTAILVGSLGIYSLNAIGMIPTFHFSKTPILFSLIGGGFFGVGMALLGLCPGTLLAALAEGSKKIIVGFAGMLVGAAIFNELSVFISSKMNEKDAVYQLSMMDYFHVPFFIVFAAFATIYVAFVLLTKGIEHKKKQSRV, encoded by the coding sequence ATGTCAATTCACTTTTTTTCAAATCCAATCCTTTCTCTTACAGCTCTTTTAACGGGTATGGTCTTTGGTTTTTATTTGCGTAAGGCTCGCGTTGCCAATGCGCAAGTCATTATCAATCAGCTTATATTAAAAGACTTCACCGTTATGAAGGTTATTTTAACTGCTATTTTAGTGGGAAGCCTCGGTATTTATAGCTTAAATGCTATAGGAATGATTCCAACATTTCATTTTTCAAAAACGCCCATCCTATTTAGTTTAATTGGCGGCGGATTCTTTGGGGTTGGTATGGCTCTTTTAGGATTATGCCCGGGAACCCTTCTTGCTGCATTAGCAGAAGGATCGAAAAAAATCATTGTCGGCTTTGCAGGCATGCTTGTTGGAGCTGCCATATTTAATGAGCTCTCTGTCTTTATATCCTCAAAAATGAATGAAAAAGATGCTGTTTATCAACTTTCTATGATGGATTATTTTCATGTACCATTTTTTATAGTTTTTGCAGCATTTGCAACTATTTATGTTGCATTCGTCCTGCTTACAAAAGGGATTGAGCACAAAAAGAAGCAAAGCAGGGTATGA
- a CDS encoding YeeE/YedE family protein, giving the protein MSPLKKESWSPYLVGTGIGGLLIFLFMLGEKIGVSTGIARVAAWIEWLITPAHVAQTPYFASLLKNGVVFDWSILFMIGLILGSIFAYRLSSRTSTYSNSALQAFIGGILLMFGARLANGCTSGHAISGAAQFSITSWIFMMAFFMTAIPTAMLAYRKS; this is encoded by the coding sequence ATGTCGCCATTAAAAAAAGAATCTTGGTCTCCATATCTTGTCGGAACAGGAATTGGAGGACTACTTATCTTTTTATTTATGCTCGGAGAAAAAATTGGAGTTTCAACAGGAATTGCTCGAGTTGCAGCGTGGATTGAATGGCTGATTACTCCGGCCCATGTGGCTCAAACCCCCTATTTTGCCTCCTTATTGAAAAATGGAGTGGTCTTTGATTGGTCCATTTTATTTATGATCGGTTTAATATTGGGCTCAATATTCGCCTATCGTCTTTCTTCGCGCACCTCAACCTATTCCAATAGTGCTCTTCAAGCCTTTATAGGAGGTATTCTTCTGATGTTTGGGGCTCGATTGGCCAATGGCTGCACTTCCGGTCACGCCATTTCAGGTGCCGCTCAATTTTCTATTACAAGTTGGATTTTTATGATGGCATTTTTTATGACTGCCATTCCAACTGCGATGCTCGCATATCGAAAATCTTAA